Proteins encoded together in one Aminipila butyrica window:
- a CDS encoding ABC transporter substrate-binding protein, which produces MNFRKKIAACLLVVLVAGALLSGCGAGSSTGDEKVLNFGCTNFSDSLDPSTMTNAAWCVSRYSIGEGLYRFDEEMNAQPYLAEKYTVDDSNRVWTFKIKDGIKFSNGKDVTATAVADSIQYMYDQEKSGKGNSTPSVYMQIESMTADDDSNEVKIVTAKPYADLCAVLAHPYFSILDVKAGTDLSNEPIGTGPYAIEKYDAGVSIAMTANPYYWNGTVPYDKVNVIFIDDSSTKAMALQSGDVDVVENIVTSSDLDKLRKSKDFNVSETIGMRIGFSYMNQKGVLADDSLRKAVLLALDDETMCDVTVGGMYTAGASVLPSTLDYGYDQLTDATPYDVDAAKKLLDDAGIVDTDGDGYRELNGKNINLNYLTYDSRNLTDFAEAVATQLDVVGIKATVKTTDADTEWNLLVAGEYDLLATNWMTVPVGDPYSYLDNWYSKSTANYCGYENAEYDRLYEQLEKEMDLSGRIELIKQLQQILIDDSAALVHGYYHSNMCSSTAVTGANINTADYYWITTAMKPAK; this is translated from the coding sequence ATGAATTTTAGAAAGAAAATTGCGGCTTGTCTATTGGTAGTACTGGTAGCAGGGGCGCTGTTGAGCGGATGTGGAGCGGGAAGCTCTACAGGAGATGAAAAGGTCCTGAATTTTGGCTGTACCAACTTTTCCGATTCCTTAGACCCATCCACCATGACCAACGCGGCGTGGTGTGTATCCAGATACAGCATTGGTGAAGGTCTATACCGCTTTGACGAAGAAATGAATGCGCAACCGTACTTAGCAGAGAAGTATACCGTAGATGATAGTAATCGAGTTTGGACTTTTAAAATAAAAGATGGAATTAAGTTCTCGAATGGTAAGGATGTAACCGCTACTGCTGTGGCAGACTCTATTCAATACATGTATGATCAGGAAAAGAGCGGAAAGGGAAACTCTACGCCATCTGTATACATGCAGATTGAGTCTATGACGGCAGATGATGATTCCAATGAAGTAAAAATTGTTACCGCTAAACCTTATGCCGATTTGTGTGCCGTGTTGGCTCACCCATACTTTTCTATCTTGGATGTAAAAGCCGGCACGGATTTGTCCAATGAACCAATTGGTACGGGTCCTTACGCCATTGAGAAGTATGATGCTGGCGTATCCATTGCCATGACAGCTAACCCTTACTATTGGAATGGAACCGTTCCTTACGATAAGGTAAATGTAATCTTTATCGATGACAGCTCCACCAAGGCCATGGCTCTCCAGAGCGGTGACGTGGATGTAGTAGAGAATATTGTTACTTCCAGTGACTTGGATAAGCTAAGAAAATCTAAGGATTTTAATGTTTCGGAAACCATTGGTATGCGAATTGGTTTTTCCTATATGAATCAGAAGGGTGTTTTAGCAGATGACAGCCTGCGGAAAGCTGTGCTTCTAGCCTTGGATGATGAGACCATGTGCGATGTAACCGTAGGCGGCATGTACACCGCTGGTGCTTCCGTGCTGCCTTCTACATTAGATTACGGATACGATCAGTTGACCGACGCAACCCCTTATGATGTAGATGCAGCCAAGAAACTGTTGGATGATGCGGGAATTGTGGACACAGATGGGGACGGCTATAGAGAGCTCAATGGAAAGAACATTAATTTGAACTACCTCACCTATGACAGCAGAAATCTGACAGACTTTGCAGAGGCGGTAGCTACTCAGTTAGATGTTGTAGGCATAAAGGCTACTGTAAAGACGACCGATGCAGATACGGAGTGGAATCTGTTGGTAGCAGGAGAATACGACTTGCTGGCCACCAACTGGATGACCGTTCCCGTAGGAGATCCATATTCTTACCTAGACAACTGGTACAGCAAATCTACGGCAAACTACTGTGGATATGAAAATGCAGAGTATGACCGTCTGTACGAGCAGTTGGAAAAGGAGATGGATTTAAGTGGTCGGATTGAGCTGATTAAGCAGTTGCAGCAGATTCTTATCGATGATTCCGCGGCTTTAGTCCACGGATATTATCACAGCAATATGTGCAGCTCCACGGCTGTTACGGGAGCAAATATTAATACGGCTGATTATTACTGGATTACCACCGCTATGAAACCGGCCAAGTAA
- a CDS encoding ABC transporter ATP-binding protein yields the protein MLSIENLSIQYQKSAPVVEKFNLDIEPGEIVSLVGESGSGKTSVIRAVMGLLPTGGRVIQGDIRFGGESVLGYSKEQWRQFRGSQISMIFQDSGTMINPVRKIGSQFMEYICQHEKLSKKEAWERGQLMLEKMGLSGCENIMDSYAFELSGGMRQRVGIAMAMTFQPQLLLADEPTSALDATTQAQIVSHMMGLREEFHTGILLVTHNLGVAAYMSDRIIVMKGGRIVDMGDRDYILKHPSNEYTKKLLGSVPILEGQ from the coding sequence ATGCTTAGCATAGAAAATCTTTCCATACAATATCAAAAAAGTGCGCCTGTGGTGGAGAAGTTTAACTTGGACATCGAACCTGGAGAAATCGTCAGCCTAGTGGGAGAAAGCGGCAGCGGAAAGACCTCCGTCATACGAGCAGTTATGGGACTGCTGCCTACTGGCGGAAGGGTGATTCAAGGCGATATCCGATTTGGCGGGGAATCTGTTCTTGGGTATTCCAAAGAACAGTGGCGGCAGTTTCGAGGCAGTCAAATCTCCATGATTTTTCAGGATTCTGGCACGATGATTAATCCGGTGCGGAAAATAGGCAGCCAGTTTATGGAATATATCTGTCAGCATGAGAAACTGTCTAAAAAGGAAGCTTGGGAACGTGGGCAGCTTATGCTGGAAAAGATGGGTCTGTCGGGATGTGAAAACATTATGGACAGCTACGCTTTTGAGTTGAGCGGCGGCATGAGGCAGCGGGTGGGCATTGCTATGGCTATGACCTTCCAGCCGCAGTTGTTGCTGGCTGACGAGCCCACCAGTGCGTTAGATGCCACCACGCAAGCCCAGATTGTGAGTCACATGATGGGCTTGCGGGAGGAATTTCATACGGGAATTCTCTTAGTTACGCACAATTTAGGCGTGGCTGCCTATATGTCTGACCGAATTATCGTGATGAAAGGCGGAAGGATTGTGGACATGGGCGACAGGGACTACATCTTAAAGCATCCCAGCAATGAATACACAAAAAAGCTGTTGGGTTCTGTGCCGATTTTGGAGGGGCAGTGA
- a CDS encoding ABC transporter ATP-binding protein, giving the protein MFKEENLILSAKQVTKKFAASKDRSLVACDKVSLNFYKGKTLGLVGESGCGKSTFMRMMVQLEKPTAGNIFFHGKEVTELRGEALRQHRRRIQMVFQDPASAFNPKMKIKDIICEPLINYGLIKRRERDQVARKYLQMVELDPELADRYPHNLSGGQQQRIGIARALTLEPEVIICDESTSALDVSVQKSIVDLLHKLQQEKHISIGFICHDIALVSQVSDHIAVMYLGNVVEVLEGKQMAEQICHPYSKTLMDSIFHLGMDYGKKMAGLEGEMPSALELPPGCPFQSRCSVCVEKCQTEKPDLKKLGEGHYVACHAVRGA; this is encoded by the coding sequence ATGTTTAAAGAAGAAAACCTTATTTTAAGCGCGAAACAGGTCACTAAAAAGTTTGCCGCTTCCAAGGATCGAAGTCTGGTGGCTTGTGATAAAGTATCTCTAAATTTTTATAAGGGAAAAACCTTGGGACTGGTAGGGGAAAGCGGTTGCGGCAAGAGCACTTTTATGCGGATGATGGTGCAGCTTGAAAAGCCCACTGCTGGAAACATTTTTTTTCATGGCAAAGAGGTGACGGAGCTGCGGGGAGAAGCCTTGAGGCAGCACCGACGCCGGATTCAGATGGTCTTTCAGGACCCAGCTTCCGCTTTCAACCCGAAGATGAAAATCAAGGATATCATCTGTGAGCCTTTGATTAATTATGGACTGATTAAAAGGCGGGAAAGGGACCAGGTAGCCAGAAAATATTTGCAAATGGTGGAACTGGATCCAGAACTGGCAGACCGTTATCCCCATAACCTGAGCGGCGGCCAGCAGCAGCGCATCGGTATTGCCCGGGCCCTGACGCTAGAACCAGAGGTTATTATCTGCGACGAATCTACTTCTGCACTGGATGTATCGGTGCAGAAGAGCATTGTCGATTTACTCCATAAGCTCCAGCAGGAGAAACATATATCCATCGGCTTTATTTGTCATGATATTGCTTTAGTTTCCCAGGTATCCGACCACATTGCTGTCATGTATTTAGGCAATGTGGTGGAAGTGCTGGAAGGCAAACAGATGGCAGAGCAGATTTGCCATCCCTACAGCAAGACCTTGATGGATTCTATTTTTCACCTGGGTATGGATTATGGAAAGAAGATGGCTGGATTAGAGGGGGAAATGCCCAGTGCGTTAGAATTACCTCCAGGCTGTCCTTTTCAAAGCCGATGCAGCGTGTGTGTGGAAAAATGTCAGACAGAAAAGCCGGACTTAAAGAAATTAGGTGAAGGGCATTATGTGGCTTGCCATGCCGTAAGAGGGGCTTAA
- a CDS encoding MATE family efflux transporter codes for MKTNSLTEGNISKSILFFLIPILVSSLIQQLYSVVDLVLIGKFIGAEATAAVGASSLIITCLIGFFNGIAVGTNVVTAHIFGSSDRSSLKEIMQTVWTAGAIGGLLLMVVGLTLSPHFLKWMNTPHSILDTGVIYLRIYLLSLPAIVLYNLCSGILRAMGDSKSPMFFQVIGGLLNVVGCILMVAVWRKGVAGAATATFISQTVAALLILGHLHSKKQSVRLEFKVKGFNPILLKRILAIGIPSGVQAMIITFSIIILQSQINKFGVHVMAAFAAYYKIEMLIYLPILALGQALVSFVGQNHGAEQYERIKKGTSLSIRWGILMTACISALLLLQGPLVMRLFTDHQQVIFYGCQIMKVTFPFYFLYVIIECSSSEIRGRGEATIPMVITLFSFCVVRLTALVVLISQWHDIRGIAAVYPFSWAVAAGLMTFARLQMEKKEHKL; via the coding sequence ATGAAAACAAATTCATTAACAGAAGGGAACATTTCTAAAAGTATTTTATTTTTCTTAATACCCATTCTGGTATCCAGCCTGATACAACAATTGTACAGTGTGGTCGATTTAGTCTTGATTGGCAAGTTCATCGGGGCAGAGGCTACGGCAGCAGTAGGGGCCAGTTCGCTGATTATCACTTGTCTTATTGGCTTTTTTAATGGTATAGCAGTGGGGACTAATGTAGTTACTGCGCATATTTTCGGCAGCTCAGACAGGAGCTCTCTGAAAGAGATTATGCAGACCGTCTGGACGGCAGGAGCCATCGGCGGTCTTTTGCTCATGGTGGTGGGACTGACTCTGTCTCCTCACTTTTTAAAGTGGATGAACACACCACATAGCATATTGGATACGGGCGTAATCTACCTGCGTATTTATCTGCTCAGCCTCCCTGCCATCGTTCTTTATAATTTGTGCTCAGGAATATTGCGGGCCATGGGAGATTCTAAAAGTCCCATGTTTTTTCAGGTAATAGGCGGTCTGCTGAATGTGGTTGGATGTATTCTGATGGTGGCGGTGTGGCGAAAAGGGGTAGCAGGAGCGGCTACGGCTACTTTTATTTCTCAGACGGTGGCAGCGCTGCTAATCTTGGGGCATCTTCACAGTAAGAAACAATCGGTTCGATTGGAATTTAAGGTAAAAGGATTTAACCCGATTTTACTGAAAAGGATTTTAGCCATTGGGATTCCGTCTGGGGTTCAAGCCATGATTATCACCTTTTCAATTATTATTCTTCAATCTCAGATTAATAAATTCGGCGTTCATGTTATGGCCGCCTTTGCCGCTTATTATAAGATCGAAATGCTGATTTATTTGCCTATTTTAGCGCTGGGTCAGGCTCTCGTGTCTTTTGTGGGACAGAACCATGGAGCCGAACAGTATGAGCGGATTAAGAAGGGGACCAGCCTGTCCATCCGCTGGGGTATCCTTATGACGGCATGTATCAGCGCCTTGTTGCTGCTCCAGGGGCCGTTAGTCATGCGGTTGTTTACGGATCATCAGCAGGTAATCTTCTACGGCTGTCAGATCATGAAGGTTACTTTTCCTTTTTACTTCTTGTATGTAATCATTGAGTGCAGCAGCAGTGAAATACGGGGCAGAGGGGAAGCAACTATTCCCATGGTTATTACATTATTCAGCTTTTGCGTAGTCAGACTGACAGCTTTAGTCGTCTTAATTAGCCAATGGCACGATATCAGAGGGATTGCAGCGGTATATCCTTTTTCTTGGGCGGTAGCAGCGGGATTAATGACTTTTGCCAGGCTTCAGATGGAAAAGAAAGAGCATAAGCTATAA
- the trxA gene encoding thioredoxin, whose amino-acid sequence MQNVTNDNFEEEILNSDIPVLLEFYSDGCMPCKRLSPTLAELEEEYHELKIKKMNVAFGAETAGKYSVMSVPTIIFFKEGQEVHRISGLVKKAELEEVIKEVTR is encoded by the coding sequence ATGCAAAACGTAACAAATGACAATTTTGAAGAGGAGATCTTGAATTCTGATATACCAGTGTTGTTGGAATTTTATTCAGATGGCTGTATGCCCTGCAAGAGGTTGTCACCTACATTGGCAGAGTTAGAGGAAGAATACCACGAATTAAAAATTAAAAAAATGAATGTAGCTTTTGGAGCAGAAACCGCGGGTAAATACAGTGTGATGAGTGTTCCGACCATTATTTTTTTTAAAGAAGGCCAGGAAGTGCACCGAATAAGCGGGCTTGTAAAAAAGGCAGAGCTTGAAGAAGTCATAAAGGAGGTCACAAGATGA
- a CDS encoding M67 family metallopeptidase, whose translation MIRLPKHLYGEMLEAAKVGNPEEICGLIGGIKEGDIREVKEIYLLENIDHSKEHFSMSPKDQLEAVKDMRRKGLVPLGNFHSHPESPSRPSEEDKRLAYDKEASYLILSIMNIEEPVLKAFRISEQVSREEKIEYI comes from the coding sequence ATGATACGCTTGCCAAAACATCTGTACGGTGAAATGCTGGAGGCGGCTAAAGTAGGCAATCCGGAAGAAATATGCGGACTGATAGGCGGAATCAAAGAGGGGGACATAAGGGAAGTAAAAGAAATCTATCTTCTTGAAAATATAGATCATTCGAAGGAGCATTTTTCCATGAGCCCAAAAGATCAGCTGGAAGCGGTCAAAGACATGCGGCGAAAAGGACTGGTCCCTCTTGGAAATTTCCATTCCCATCCAGAGAGCCCTTCCAGGCCTTCTGAAGAAGATAAACGTCTTGCCTATGACAAAGAGGCAAGTTATCTAATTCTATCCATTATGAACATAGAAGAGCCTGTATTAAAAGCCTTCAGGATTTCAGAACAGGTAAGTAGGGAAGAAAAAATTGAATATATATAG
- a CDS encoding 4Fe-4S binding protein — translation MAVDYGTLKRGGFMRQKQKNCFSLRLKVVGGHLEAKQLLKIAEISEKYGDGHVHLTSRQGVEIPFIKLADIDEVKTALAEGDCEPGTCGPRVRTVTACQGMEICPSGCVDTYALAQELSERFFGMELPHKFKFGVTGCQNNCLKAEENDIGIKGGIRVTWIEDKCIHCGVCESICRTKAISFKDNKLLLDESKCNYCGRCTKACPVDSWVNDEGYILSFGGLFGNRIHRGEELLPLIQDKETLFRVIDAAVHFFKENGSSGERFRFTIERVGEEIFREKMKEAYHG, via the coding sequence ATGGCTGTAGATTATGGGACGTTAAAAAGAGGCGGATTTATGCGCCAGAAGCAAAAAAATTGCTTTTCTCTGAGATTAAAGGTTGTGGGCGGACATCTGGAGGCAAAGCAACTTTTAAAGATTGCAGAGATTTCGGAGAAATATGGTGACGGGCATGTACATTTGACATCCAGACAGGGGGTTGAAATCCCCTTTATAAAGCTTGCGGATATTGACGAGGTAAAGACTGCTCTGGCGGAGGGGGACTGTGAACCGGGAACCTGCGGCCCTAGAGTACGGACGGTCACCGCCTGTCAGGGAATGGAGATTTGTCCCAGCGGATGTGTGGACACCTATGCGCTGGCTCAAGAATTAAGTGAGCGGTTCTTTGGCATGGAGCTGCCCCATAAATTTAAGTTTGGCGTCACAGGATGCCAGAACAACTGCCTCAAAGCCGAAGAAAATGATATTGGCATCAAAGGCGGTATACGGGTCACGTGGATAGAGGACAAATGTATCCACTGTGGGGTCTGTGAAAGCATATGCAGAACGAAAGCAATAAGTTTTAAGGATAATAAGCTTCTTCTTGATGAAAGCAAATGCAATTACTGTGGTCGATGTACAAAAGCCTGTCCTGTTGATTCATGGGTAAACGACGAAGGCTATATCTTGTCCTTTGGCGGCCTTTTCGGCAACCGAATCCATAGAGGGGAAGAGCTGCTGCCCCTTATACAGGACAAGGAAACGTTATTCCGGGTTATTGATGCAGCGGTTCATTTCTTTAAGGAGAACGGTTCTTCTGGAGAACGGTTCCGCTTTACCATAGAACGAGTTGGGGAAGAAATTTTCAGAGAAAAAATGAAGGAGGCTTATCATGGCTGA
- a CDS encoding sulfurtransferase TusA family protein yields MADIKIDDYVDITDVVCPITFVKAKVAIEELEPGQILSVHMNEGEPIQNVPRSMKEEGHKVLKLNKNDDGTYDLIVEKGEE; encoded by the coding sequence ATGGCTGATATTAAAATTGACGATTATGTAGATATAACCGATGTGGTATGTCCTATAACTTTTGTTAAAGCAAAGGTAGCCATTGAGGAACTGGAGCCAGGACAGATTCTTTCGGTTCATATGAATGAAGGGGAGCCGATTCAGAATGTTCCCCGCTCTATGAAAGAAGAAGGGCATAAAGTTCTTAAATTAAATAAAAATGATGATGGAACCTATGATTTGATTGTTGAGAAAGGCGAGGAATAG
- the thiS gene encoding sulfur carrier protein ThiS: MKVTVSGEVKEYKDEITLAELITEENVQTPEYVTVSVNDELLGAGAFEETVLKDGDTLEFLYFMGGGCCHGLFQ, encoded by the coding sequence ATGAAAGTAACCGTAAGCGGAGAAGTAAAGGAATATAAGGATGAAATTACCCTAGCGGAACTTATTACAGAAGAAAACGTACAGACTCCTGAATATGTTACCGTTTCTGTGAATGATGAGCTTCTGGGAGCTGGAGCCTTTGAAGAAACCGTATTAAAGGACGGTGACACTTTGGAGTTTTTGTACTTCATGGGAGGAGGATGTTGTCATGGCCTTTTCCAATGA
- a CDS encoding HesA/MoeB/ThiF family protein, translating into MAFSNEQIQRYSRHIILKEVGVKGQKKLLDSKVLIIGAGGLGAPAAMYLAAAGVGTIGIADADEVDLSNLQRQIIHGTEDVGKAKVLSAKETMESINPDVRVHTYRTFVSADNIMDLIKEYDFVIDGTDNFPAKFLINDACVMAEKPFSHAGIIRFQGQLMTYVPGQGPCYRCIFKNPPPKDAVPTCKQAGVIGAMGGVIGSLQAMEAVKYILGAGNLLTGYLLTYDALTMEFRKIKLPKAMKDCPVCGENPTIRELIDYEQTECAGIL; encoded by the coding sequence ATGGCCTTTTCCAATGAGCAAATTCAACGGTATTCCAGGCATATTATCTTAAAAGAGGTCGGCGTTAAGGGGCAAAAGAAGCTTCTGGACAGTAAAGTACTGATTATTGGTGCAGGAGGCCTGGGGGCGCCCGCCGCTATGTACCTTGCCGCAGCAGGAGTGGGAACCATCGGCATTGCCGATGCGGATGAGGTAGATTTGTCAAACCTGCAGCGCCAGATTATACATGGGACCGAGGATGTGGGAAAAGCCAAGGTTCTTTCAGCGAAAGAGACCATGGAGAGCATTAACCCAGACGTCCGGGTGCATACATATCGGACCTTTGTCAGCGCAGACAATATCATGGACCTCATAAAAGAGTATGACTTTGTCATAGATGGCACCGATAATTTCCCGGCAAAGTTTTTAATTAATGATGCCTGTGTCATGGCGGAAAAACCCTTTTCACATGCAGGTATCATCCGATTTCAGGGTCAGCTGATGACCTACGTTCCCGGACAAGGGCCTTGCTACCGATGTATTTTCAAAAATCCGCCGCCGAAGGATGCCGTACCTACTTGTAAGCAGGCAGGCGTAATTGGAGCCATGGGCGGTGTGATTGGAAGTCTGCAGGCAATGGAAGCGGTTAAATATATTCTTGGTGCGGGAAACCTGCTGACGGGCTATTTGCTGACTTATGACGCCCTTACAATGGAATTCAGAAAGATAAAACTGCCAAAAGCCATGAAGGACTGTCCGGTCTGTGGCGAAAATCCCACCATTCGAGAACTGATTGATTATGAACAGACAGAATGTGCGGGAATTTTGTAA
- a CDS encoding O-acetylhomoserine aminocarboxypropyltransferase/cysteine synthase family protein: MKYDTSLLHGNFSGDRNTGATLIPIYQTSAFGQDSAEQIEKIFHNQAAGFAYTRINNPTVASFENRITYLEGGIASVATSSGMAAIAAAFLNILSSGDEVISKSSVFGGTLDLFKDLENLGIKVRYVEDITKEVLEGLVNNRTKAVFAETIGNPKLDVTDIKEAAEIIHSYNLPFILDNTTATTYLVRGIDLGADIIINSASKYINGSSNSISGIITDSGNYAWSLEKYPIMKDYIRLGRLAFTAKLRSDTFRNLGCCLSPMNAYYNALGLETLSLRMERHCTNALKLAESLDGKEGIREIAYPLLQSNPYYAIAKKQFKDKGGGIFTLRLYTKERAFAFINQLKYAINITNIGDTKTLVIHPASTIYAHSNEEEQEKAGVYEDLIRVSVGIEDIEDLMEDFHQALTYVNENFK; encoded by the coding sequence TTGAAATATGATACATCTTTATTACACGGTAATTTTAGTGGAGACCGGAATACTGGGGCTACCCTGATTCCTATTTATCAGACAAGTGCCTTTGGACAGGACAGCGCAGAACAGATTGAAAAGATCTTTCACAATCAGGCGGCAGGGTTTGCGTATACCAGAATAAATAATCCGACGGTAGCTTCTTTTGAAAACCGCATAACTTATCTTGAAGGCGGTATAGCCTCTGTTGCTACTTCCTCAGGGATGGCGGCCATTGCCGCCGCCTTTCTCAATATCCTTTCAAGCGGAGATGAAGTCATCTCTAAAAGCTCAGTTTTCGGCGGCACCCTTGATTTATTTAAGGATTTGGAAAACCTAGGAATAAAAGTCCGTTACGTGGAGGATATTACAAAAGAGGTGCTGGAGGGACTGGTCAACAATCGTACAAAGGCTGTTTTTGCAGAAACAATAGGAAATCCAAAACTTGACGTAACGGATATAAAAGAGGCTGCCGAGATCATACACAGTTATAATCTGCCCTTTATCCTGGACAATACCACAGCCACTACCTATCTGGTACGGGGTATTGACTTAGGTGCAGATATTATCATCAACTCTGCATCAAAGTATATTAATGGCAGCAGCAATTCAATAAGCGGAATTATTACAGACAGCGGTAATTATGCATGGAGTCTGGAGAAGTATCCGATCATGAAAGATTACATCAGGCTGGGACGGCTGGCTTTTACAGCTAAACTTAGAAGTGATACTTTTCGCAATCTGGGCTGTTGTTTGAGCCCCATGAATGCATACTACAATGCCCTGGGGCTGGAAACCTTGAGCCTGCGAATGGAAAGGCACTGCACCAATGCCTTAAAGTTGGCCGAAAGCTTGGATGGCAAAGAAGGCATCCGGGAAATCGCCTATCCGCTTCTTCAGTCAAATCCGTATTATGCTATTGCAAAAAAGCAGTTTAAGGATAAAGGCGGCGGGATCTTTACGCTACGCCTGTATACAAAAGAGAGAGCCTTTGCTTTTATAAATCAGTTAAAATATGCAATTAATATCACCAACATAGGCGATACGAAGACCCTTGTCATCCATCCGGCATCTACGATATATGCCCATAGCAATGAAGAAGAGCAGGAAAAAGCAGGGGTTTATGAAGACCTCATACGGGTGAGTGTGGGGATTGAAGATATTGAAGATTTGATGGAAGACTTCCATCAGGCATTGACCTACGTAAACGAAAATTTTAAATAG
- a CDS encoding response regulator transcription factor: MYKALLVFDNYNLLEEIKRLRIWGESSEFEIEDIVNDGTSAYRKMREKNYDLVITEIRITGLDGLQLLRNAKKEGTCSHMVLCSEFEDFNYARQGIILGAYDYFAKPFDETLFFSMFNRIKNETFESEAVGVYYGEEIITFFENRDKGIYDYVSTMLEEIYANNKDILKADKKARNICRTVIDEVFNRHEWLDLYIVQEDFYTFDGINESNHGTYKKRYKTILYNLFDEFCELLLHCNKAKISEVISYILNNPENNLKQKSIAEELNINSSYLSTVFFAQTGVRFVDYLTTVKLKRAGWLLKETNLKVFDIAERLDYKDIGYFSRLFKSKYSLPPSEYRNSGGYDYQI, encoded by the coding sequence TTGTATAAGGCATTGCTTGTTTTTGATAATTATAACCTTCTTGAAGAAATAAAGAGATTACGAATATGGGGAGAATCTTCTGAATTTGAGATTGAGGATATTGTAAATGACGGTACCTCCGCTTACCGAAAAATGAGAGAGAAAAATTATGACCTGGTGATAACAGAAATCCGCATTACGGGCCTGGATGGGCTCCAGCTTTTACGGAATGCAAAGAAAGAGGGAACCTGTTCTCATATGGTCCTTTGCAGTGAATTTGAAGATTTTAATTATGCCAGACAGGGGATTATTCTGGGAGCGTATGACTATTTTGCTAAACCCTTTGATGAAACCCTTTTCTTTTCTATGTTTAATCGCATTAAGAATGAAACCTTTGAAAGCGAAGCGGTAGGAGTCTACTATGGCGAAGAAATAATTACTTTCTTTGAAAATAGAGATAAAGGTATTTATGATTATGTCTCGACCATGTTAGAAGAAATATATGCGAACAATAAAGACATACTAAAAGCAGATAAAAAGGCAAGAAATATATGCCGGACAGTTATCGATGAGGTTTTCAACCGCCATGAATGGCTGGATTTATACATTGTGCAGGAAGATTTTTATACTTTTGACGGGATTAATGAAAGCAATCATGGAACCTATAAAAAGCGTTATAAAACAATCCTATATAATCTCTTTGACGAATTTTGTGAATTGCTTTTACATTGCAACAAGGCTAAGATTTCGGAAGTCATTTCGTATATATTGAACAACCCGGAAAATAATTTAAAACAAAAAAGTATTGCGGAAGAACTTAATATAAATAGCTCTTACCTGAGCACGGTTTTTTTTGCACAAACAGGAGTCCGCTTTGTAGATTATCTGACAACCGTTAAGCTAAAACGGGCCGGATGGCTGTTGAAGGAGACAAATTTAAAGGTGTTTGATATAGCAGAAAGATTAGACTACAAAGATATCGGATACTTTTCAAGATTATTCAAGAGCAAATACAGCTTACCGCCATCGGAATACAGAAATTCTGGTGGATATGATTATCAAATATAA